AtcggctctatcgactcataacaacaataaataaataataataataataataataataatgataataaaaataaaagtaataataataataataataataataataataataataataataataataataataataataataataattcagCCATCGTAAAAcgtcttggtcgcaaacttttTGGTCGccaacttcttggtcgcaaacttcatggtcgcaaactacttggtcgcaaactacttggtcgcaaacttcatggtcgcaaacTGCTTGGTCGCAAACTACTTGGTCGCAAATATCTTAACCGCAAAAATCTTTTGGCATAgttgttggtcgcaaacttcttcgTCTTTAAAATCTTGGTCACTTAATTCTTGATCGCCCAAATCATTATCGCAAATACAGTGGGGTCATCATGGGGTCAAAATGATGGTCGGCTCGGGTCAAGCTAGATTAAATACCCGATccaaactcgctgcaccaacgggtcggagtcgcttgtgctttcttgcacctacCGGAGTTGTTGCACCTACTgaacctacttgtacctttTGGGTCgatccgaacgactccgggtcaCTTACGGTTGGCTCCTGGAACAATTCTGAAATATCTTCCACGCGATATAAGTGCAAAGGATGTTTTATACTCtgtctattgtttttttaggtTAAGGCATAGTGCCAAAAAGAGATATACGTTGAAgcaattttaaacaatttaccgaatcgtttatttattggaaataaattaaatatcgCCACAGACTGTATACATTCGATTTAAATCTTTTGCTGTAGATTTGAAGCGCATAACTGTTCTTACTCTACCTTCATCATGCTTTTTACCAGGTCAAACTGGATTAATTTTGCGTTTATAGCTTGTTACTGTGAAAAGGAAATACTTGCCATTTTATATGATACGATTTTTAACGCTAATACATTTTAcctgagagaaagagataagTATTCGAGTATTTCtggcagtgtgtgtgcgcttgttttacttctttttcaAGAACTTTTCAATAGTTGCCTCAATTTTACGCTTCTTCGGTGCCGCTTTACCCTTTGCGGTTGATCCAGTGGACGATGGTCGCTTTTTGCCGGGCGTCCCACCTGATCCCGAGCTCACACTATCGTCTTCCTCCGTTCCGCCATCCTTCTGTGCCTTGTTTCTCTTGTAAGCGGCCGACATGCGCTGAATGTTCACCTTGGAAATGTCTTCGTGCACCACTATCCGGTTCGGATAATCCTTCCCAATGATGCAGCCGAGCTTCTTCTGCGTCTCGAGATTCGCTTTCCACGGCTCGTAAATGATACCGGCCGGAAAGCGGGCCAGCTCGGGCACGTACTTCTTGATAAACTTTCCCTCCGGATCCGTCTTTTTGCCGAACGCCACCGGGCTGTACACGCGGAAGTACTGATGAAAGAAAGCCGACGCGGAGAGCCACATCCAGTTGCCCGCGTTCAACGCCCAGTCGGCATCGAGCAGCAGCTCTTCGAATACCCGCTGTCCCTCTTCCCACGATATCCAGAGGTCACCGCGCGTAAGGAAGCAGGCGACCGCATGCCGGGCCAGATGATGGATCCATCCTTCCTGGCGCAGCTGGCGCATGATGGCATCGATGAACGGGTAGCCTGTCCGTCCATGCGTCCACGCTTCCAGATGGTCCTTGTTAGTGTCCCAATCGATCTGGGTGCAGATGCTGTTGCCCACCATCTTGTCGTAGTTGGGTGTCACCGCCGCGACGCAGTAATAAAACTCTCTCCACATTATCTGCCCGATCAGCGAGACGGGCGGTTGGGAGTGTTTCTGACCCTTGATGGTTTCCGCTATACGGCTGTAGAAGAGCCGCACGCTCAGGCAGCCGAACTTCAGGTACGGGCTCAGAACCGTGGTCGATGGTTCGAGGGAGTTGGGCGATGTGTTCGGTTTCTCGAATTTGCACACCCATGCCTTCCGGCTGAGGATCTCATTCATCCGGCGCAAGGCTTCCGATTCACCGCCGGGGAATTTGCACCGTCCCATCGACGCTTCCTCGACTTCCAGCTCTTCCATCGTTGGTGGATCGTAACAGGAAGGGTTTTTGCgttcctcctcgtcctcttCGGGGGCCGTTGCTTGCGCTGGCAGTTTCTGAGGCACTGGCAGTGGTTGGGGTATTTTGCAAGCCGAAGCAAGCGTTGCGTACCGCTGGTAGGTAAGCGGTGGTTTGCCGCCATTCTTCTTCACAATCGCTTCGGGATCGAAAATGGTGTGAGACTTTTCGATGTGAACCTCCACCCGGTGCTTCCGTGCCTGCTCTTCGACGGTGCTGTCCCGCTTGACGGCGTACGGCTCAATGTCATGTTCGTACGTAAGCAGCGAAACGTTCCAGTCGGCGAATAGTTTGGGAAACACTTCCACCGGATTGCCCCGCACAACGTAGAGTCTGAAAGAATGTAACAGGGGGGGTGTAAGCAAGATAACCAAGTAAGGAGAAGATACACAAACGGCAACTACCAACCGGGAGTTGATGGAGCGtaaattttcatccaaatTAGCCAACGTCTGCTGCAGAAAGCGCCACCGATTTGGTCCCACACGCAACCACTTGCGTATGCCCGGATCGAGCACGAATATCGGTCGCAAACAGTATTTGGCGGGATTCGCTCGCACCTTGTCTACCGCCACCGTGAGTGCCGGATTGTCGTGGATTCGTAGCCCTTTCCGGAACCAGTGCACAATGGTTTCACGTTTAGCCATTGCGGGAGGAAAGCAAGCCGTGGCAATTGTTGCTTGCAGCGGAATTTAAAACGGTTTCAAAATAATATGACGAAATACACAAAACCACATGTCAACAGTGCGAGAAGCAAAACAGCGTGTAGCACGTTCACAGCGTACGGAGAACGGTTTCGGTTGTCATTAGGCAGCGTTTACTTTGCGTGCGTGCTCCACCCGTCGTTTTTTGAcaccaaaagcaaaacaaaaacataaatctGCCTCCCCGACCGCCATCGAAACGCGTAGTTTTGCAGAAAGTTAACGATTGAAGCAGCTAAAAATGGCAGAAAGCGGTAAGAATACTTTATATATTCAATAAAAGATGGAATTCTTACCCTTTATCAACCGAATGGTGTCGCCCGCAGGTGCGGATGGAGAGCCGAAGCGGGAGTTTGTGGTGCCGGAAAAGCTGATCAAATCACCGATGGATATGGAGCTGTGGCAAATGTCGGAATGCTATTACGATCTGCTCGGCTTCATTAGCAGCATGTCGGTTGCGTTGCAGGGTACACGCAACAGTCAGGAGGTGGCAATTCCACCCGTCGTGGAGAAGCTAATGCAAGCGCTGGACCGGCTTGAGCAGCTGGCAATCGAAACGCCACCGATCGATCAGCCGGCCCGGTTCGGTAATGTTGCGTTCAAAAGCTGGTTTCAAAAGATGCAATCGGAAAGCATGCAGCTCGTTAGCGATGCACTGCCGGACACGCTGAAGGATGCGGCGAAGGAGCTGTGCGTGTACTTTGTCGATTGTTTCGGGAATCCGACGCGCATTGATTACGGCACGGGGCATGAGCTGGCTTTCGTTATGTTTCTGATGTGCTTGTTCAAGACTGGGGCTGTTGAGCGGAAAGATGAGGTTGCTGTCGGGTTGAAGGTAAGAGGCTGTAGCTTCTTATAATGAAGAGAAAAGAATACTATACCATATATTTACACTTTTTGCTCGCAGTTGTTCCAGAAGTACATCATCCTGGCAAGAAAGCTGCAGGTAACGTACCGAATGGAGCCGGCCGGCAGCCACGGTGTGTGGAGTTTGGACGACTTTCAGTTCGTGCCGTTCATCTGGGGCAGTGCGCAGCTGGCCGTAAATAGCCCGATCGAACCGGCCCAGTTTGTGGAGGAGAAATGGATTACCAAGTACAAGAAGGAGCTGATGTTCGTCGGGTGCATCGATTACATACAGCAGGTGAAGACGGGCCACTTTGCCGAACACTCGAATCAGCTGTGGAGCATCAGTGCCGTACCGCAGTGGTCAAAGATCTGTACCGGGCTGATTAAGATGTACCAGAAGGAGGTGCTGTCGAAGTTTCCCGTAATTCAGCACGTTTACTTCGGGTCTATACTTACGCTGAAAACGGTCAAGCCGGGCACAATGTTGCCTAGTCCGCGGTTGGGAATGCTtccccggcagcagcagcagcgtccgGCTCCGCCTGCAGTACCACCGCCACCCGCCTTACCCGGTGGTGATGGAATGTGATAAAACTGTGTATTACACGCGCTATTAGTTTGTGATTGTTCAAAGAATAAAATATTGGAAATTTATAAAtgcacgatttttttttaaattgttcatAAACTTATACAAAATGGAAAGTCGTTtttaaaaattgcaaaattatTGCAAATGAAATTCGAAAGTAGAAGACACCCTTATAAAGCTTTTGACGTTTCTCGGCCTCGCAatcagtgtggccagattattttggcggttttcagtaggcgcatcaaaattttattggtagttttcggtagatTAActgtagagttggcaaccagatttacacacgtaagttggcaaccggcatacccgggtattccacactttttgaagcaaaaaatgaacgattttcatatgtaaacaatgctttcaatattttaatgctgtaagcaagtagtGCCGACCATACagtctcttctatttcatttattcattaagttttttcattttattataaaaataacggtcaaattgaaatttggaatcgcttgaatttgactcaaaaataagcacaatacgaaaagaggaagaagagaaacgtcattctccatacaaaatgtatggaatacccgggtatgctggttgccaacttacgtggtaaagttaaaaaaattcaaaataaaatacttataggctgtttaaaattacaagttatgcaccaaaaaatcataaattaaaagttgatgGGCTACAGAAAATTTCAGGCCAATAAAAGCagtgaatcaaaagttattgcagtttaaagttgaaaaaaaatacccgggtatccggttgccaacttaaaggttaactgtagagttggcaaccagatttacacacgtaagttggcaaccggcatacccgggtattccacacgttttgatgcaaaaagttaacgattttcataggtaaacaatgctttctatattttaatgctgtaagcgagtaatgccgaccatatattatcttctatttcatttcttcattaagtttatttcattttattataaaactaACGGTCAAATTAAAATTtagaatcgcttgaatttgactcgaaaataagcacaataccaaggtggaatgtataatgaggtgtagttatagcgcttttggcgatccccccctgggctccgctTTTGACAGATAGTTTTCCGCTtgcatatgtattgatggattgtttacgttttgcatggtcaatatttggtggagatcaatttgggtaaatattttagtttattagaacacagcccgtgatttaaaatggaaattttccttcgagaacaagcccaaatagccagaattgcttaagcagctcattttggcacgttaaagatcgctgctctaattcgccttttgcagtagataaacagcatcaaagttctatgtgggtctttcaaacagcgcctaagcagcttccttatgccaagatgccagggattatttttctttgtgttttattttcaagcaagcgtcatcgatgaaataaacaacaagatttgtttcgtttgaacacatatgtatatttttaaaacttttgtattgatgaattacacaaaattttacacaatttactgataattcacaatcacttcactctacattaattcttcaattaacgaacctaacttgtgcagcagcaatgagattattgccggcgtccgtctttgacactttgacaagagccaccttgaaccgatgtcatgcattaaaaagctataaagttccaccaagttcagtaccctttcttaacaagccttcaagttccatcatgaaccctacacatagtgctaatcagccgcaaagttccaaagagtaccatgtgcctgttaaaaagctccatagttccttaaagtaccgtctatctcttaatcagccacaaagtacgacattggaacgatttttcgttaaacagccttaaatcagctataaagtacgagctggctatttgggtacctacccctcgcctgaaaa
This sequence is a window from Anopheles merus strain MAF chromosome 3R, AmerM5.1, whole genome shotgun sequence. Protein-coding genes within it:
- the LOC121597075 gene encoding serine/threonine-protein phosphatase 2A activator, giving the protein MAESGADGEPKREFVVPEKLIKSPMDMELWQMSECYYDLLGFISSMSVALQGTRNSQEVAIPPVVEKLMQALDRLEQLAIETPPIDQPARFGNVAFKSWFQKMQSESMQLVSDALPDTLKDAAKELCVYFVDCFGNPTRIDYGTGHELAFVMFLMCLFKTGAVERKDEVAVGLKLFQKYIILARKLQVTYRMEPAGSHGVWSLDDFQFVPFIWGSAQLAVNSPIEPAQFVEEKWITKYKKELMFVGCIDYIQQVKTGHFAEHSNQLWSISAVPQWSKICTGLIKMYQKEVLSKFPVIQHVYFGSILTLKTVKPGTMLPSPRLGMLPRQQQQRPAPPAVPPPPALPGGDGM
- the LOC121597074 gene encoding cryptochrome-2, which gives rise to MAKRETIVHWFRKGLRIHDNPALTVAVDKVRANPAKYCLRPIFVLDPGIRKWLRVGPNRWRFLQQTLANLDENLRSINSRLYVVRGNPVEVFPKLFADWNVSLLTYEHDIEPYAVKRDSTVEEQARKHRVEVHIEKSHTIFDPEAIVKKNGGKPPLTYQRYATLASACKIPQPLPVPQKLPAQATAPEEDEEERKNPSCYDPPTMEELEVEEASMGRCKFPGGESEALRRMNEILSRKAWVCKFEKPNTSPNSLEPSTTVLSPYLKFGCLSVRLFYSRIAETIKGQKHSQPPVSLIGQIMWREFYYCVAAVTPNYDKMVGNSICTQIDWDTNKDHLEAWTHGRTGYPFIDAIMRQLRQEGWIHHLARHAVACFLTRGDLWISWEEGQRVFEELLLDADWALNAGNWMWLSASAFFHQYFRVYSPVAFGKKTDPEGKFIKKYVPELARFPAGIIYEPWKANLETQKKLGCIIGKDYPNRIVVHEDISKVNIQRMSAAYKRNKAQKDGGTEEDDSVSSGSGGTPGKKRPSSTGSTAKGKAAPKKRKIEATIEKFLKKK